In one window of Zygosaccharomyces rouxii strain CBS732 chromosome E complete sequence DNA:
- the SEC59 gene encoding dolichol kinase (similar to uniprot|P20048 Saccharomyces cerevisiae YMR013C SEC59 Membrane protein that catalyzes the CTP-mediated phosphorylation of dolichol the terminal step in dolichyl monophosphate (Dol-P) biosynthesis required for viability normal rates of lipid intermediate synthesis and protein N-glycosylation), which translates to MSRLGASTASSNSAAGEQVTQRQNKDSTITENKKDEGEYSFIDATLKPERILQIGILGLITHLSYDKYYNMDFEHMEIMQMGLIAAAAVFVGIYSSFKSSKGNSSVLPEFNTIYLIFIPFMMSLLFDQQNAAANIALVTNCLQMSPFYGIPMQMIFIAFHTVDTTIEEKYGYLGAVPINYFIYRTLAKVSCLKSLDKIDCNLFSILLTNVLYLNTSQSLYFLVLKKTLTAFVIVVMVNSAISFLTRDMSNGVIRSMILFSVFLVGFPLGVEKLLVIDDNDPLGWLINYIAVSKLRQTILFTWLGSLLFLIPNILTFKSSFTLNTSRKVWHFLILVLISHPFRLDPEFVKISLSGTIVLFLCVEYLRYLKLEPFGEFLDSRLRSFADFRDDKGPLIISYIYLIIGIATPLLISDSPVGLIGLGVGDSLASIVGGKWGKTSWPGTGKTIEGTGAFIAGTSFVSLIFKQYLGYFKGISSLNLILICGLSGVLEGNSFLNDNILIPAFMLVAEQVLS; encoded by the coding sequence ATGAGCAGATTAGGGGCTTCTACGGCGTCATCCAACAGCGCTGCTGGAGAACAGGTTACTCAAAGGCAGAACAAAGATTCCACCATAACCGAAAATAAGAAGGATGAGGGAGAATATTCGTTTATAGATGCTACTTTAAAGCCTGAGAGGATATTGCAGATAGGTATTCTTGGCCTCATTACGCATCTTTCATATGACAAGTATTACAATATGGATTTTGAGCACATGGAGATAATGCAAATGGGATTAATAGCTGCTGCAGCAGTATTTGTCGGGATTTACTCAAGTTTTAAGTCAAGTAAAGGTAATTCCAGTGTATTACCGGAGTTTAACACCATTTATCTCATTTTCATACCTTTTATGATGTCACTTTTATTTGATCAACAGAATGCCGCAGCTAATATTGCACTCGTAACGAATTGCCTACAAATGTCGCCATTCTACGGAATACCAATGCAGATGATATTTATTGCCTTCCATACTGTCGATACTACCATTGAAGAGAAATATGGATATTTGGGAGCGGTTCCCATCAATTATTTCATTTATCGAACTTTGGCCAAAGTTAGCtgtttgaaaagtttaGATAAAATCGATTGCAATTTGTTCAGTATACTTTTGACCAATGTTTTGTACTTGAACACTTCCCAATCATTATACTTCCTAGTCCTGAAGAAGACTTTAACCGCGTTTGTCATCGTTGTCATGGTAAATTCGGCAATTTCCTTCCTCACTCGCGATATGTCCAATGGTGTTATCAGGTCAATGATTTTGTTCAGTGTTTTCCTCGTTGGATTCCCACTTGGTGTTGAGAAATTGTTAGTAATTGACGATAATGATCCCTTGGGTTGGTTAATCAATTACATTGCCGTTTCCAAATTGCGCCAGACTATCTTATTCACTTGGTTAGGTTCATTACTTTTCCTAATCCCCAACATTTTGACTTTCAAATCAAGTTTCACTCTGAATACATCTAGGAAAGTTTGGCACTTTTTGATTCTTGTGCTCATTTCTCATCCTTTTCGACTAGACCCTGAATTCgttaaaatttctttgtcAGGTACGATTGTATTGTTTTTATGTGTGGAATACTTGagatatttgaaattagaaccatttggtgaatttttagaTTCCAGACTAAGATCTTTTGCTGATTTCAGAGATGATAAGGGTCCCCTAATTATTTCATACATTTATTTGATTATAGGTATCGCAACTCCTCTGCTGATTAGCGATTCACCCGTAGGATTAATCGGGTTAGGTGTAGGTGATTCCCTAGCCTCCATAGTAGGTGGCAAATGGGGTAAAACAAGTTGGCCAGGAACAGGTAAGACTATAGAAGGTACTGGTGCCTTCATTGCCGGTACATCCTTCGTCTCATTAATTTTTAAACAATACTTGGGTTATTTCAAAggaatttcttctctaaaCTTAATCCTCATCTGTGGTTTGAGCGGAGTGTTAGAAGGAAATAGTTTTTTGAATGACAATATTCTAATTCCTGCCTTTATGCTAGTAGCAGAACAAGTATTAAGCTAG
- the ERG5 gene encoding C-22 sterol desaturase (highly similar to uniprot|P54781 Saccharomyces cerevisiae YMR015C ERG5 C-22 sterol desaturase a cytochrome P450 enzyme that catalyzes the formation of the C-22(23) double bond in the sterol side chain in ergosterol biosynthesis may be a target of azole antifungal drugs) — translation MAEVTVDKAMDTVAGFQNSTVQPLLANNGHTVASILEVVKSLSYWKIFVTFLCVLIVWDQISYQTKKGSCAGPKWKWYPIIGPFLESLDPKFEEYKAKWYSGELSCVSIFHKFVVIASTRDLARKIMQSPKYVKPCVVDVAVKILRPNNWVFLDGKAHVDYRKSLNGLFTKQALEQYLPGLEVLIDKYIGKFVQLSKDNNNKPQVFFHEMREILCALSLSAFCGEYITEDQVRKIADDYYLVTAALELVNFPIILPYTKTWYGKRTADAAMKIFEECAQMAKDHIAAGGKPICVMDAWAKLMHDAKNKNDSDSKLYHREFTNKEMSEAVFTFLFASQDASSSLACWLFQIVADRPDVLAKVREEQLAVRNGDVNMKVTLPLIEKMDYTTMVIKETLRYRPPVLMVPYVVKQNFQVRENYTAPKGTMLIPTLYPALHDPEVYENPDEFVPERWVEGSKASEAKKNWLVFGCGPHVCLGQTYVMMTFCALLGKFALFTDFEHSVTPLSEKIKVFATIFPKDDLLMTFKKRDPLTGKIYE, via the coding sequence atgGCAGAGGTTACCGTTGATAAGGCTATGGATACTGTCGCAGGATTCCAAAACAGTACTGTGCAGCCATTGTTAGCAAACAATGGTCATACTGTCGCTTCCATTTTAGAGGTTGTAAAATCACTATCGTACTGGAAAATTTTCGTTACATTTTTATGCGTTTTGATAGTTTGGGACCAAATTTCTTACCAAACCAAAAAGGGTTCTTGTGCGGGTCCTAAGTGGAAATGGTATCCAATAATTGGACCTTTCTTGGAATCATTGGATCCCAAATTCGAAGAATATAAGGCAAAATGGTATTCTGGTGAACTTTCGTGCGTTTCCATCTTTCATAAGTTTGTGGTTATTGCATCTACAAGGGATTTAGCAAGGAAAATTATGCAATCGCCCAAGTATGTGAAACCATGCGTTGTCGATGTAGCTgttaaaattttgagacCAAACAATTGGGTCTTTCTCGATGGTAAGGCTCATGTCGATTATAGAAAATCCCTAAACGGtcttttcaccaaacaAGCTTTAGAACAATATTTACCAGGTTTAGAAGTTCTCATCGACAAATATATTGGCAAATTCGTTCAATTGTCAAAggataacaataataagCCTCAAGTATTTTTCCACGAAATGAGAGAGATTCTTTGCGCCTTGTCCCTGAGTGCATTCTGCGGGGAATATATTACCGAGGATCAAGTGAGAAAGATTGCTGATGATTACTATCTGGTGACGGCAGCATTggaattggtcaatttccCTATCATTCTACCCTACACCAAGACTTGGTATGGTAAACGTACTGCTGATGCCGCTATgaaaatctttgaagaatgtGCTCAGATGGCAAAGGACCACATTGCCGCTGGTGGTAAGCCAATCTGTGTTATGGATGCTTGGGCTAAGTTAATGCACGATGCCAAGAACAAAAATGACAGTGATTCAAAACTTTACCACAgagaatttaccaataaGGAAATGTCAGAGGCTGTTTTCACTTTCTTGTTTGCATCTCAAgatgcatcttcatctttagCATGCTGGttattccaaattgttGCTGACAGACCCGACGTTTTAGCCAAAGTTAGAGAAGAACAATTAGCAGTTCGTAATGGTGATGTTAACATGAAAGTTACTTTGCCattgattgaaaagatggattaCACTACTATGGTCATAAAGGAGACATTACGTTACAGACCACCAGTGCTGATGGTTCCATATGTGGTTAAACAAAACTTCCAAGTGAGAGAAAATTATACCGCACCAAAGGGTACTATGTTGATTCCTACTTTGTACCCAGCCCTACACGATCCTGAGGTTTATGAGAATCCAGATGAGTTCGTCCCAGAAAGATGGGTCGAAGGTTCAAAAGCCAGTGAGGCAAAGAAGAACTGGTTAGTCTTTGGTTGTGGTCCCCATGTTTGTTTGGGTCAAACCTATGTGATGATGACTTTCTGTGCTCTATTGGGTAAATTTGCACTTTTCACAGATTTTGAACATTCTGTTACACCATTAAGTGAGAAAATTAAAGTGTTTGCCACTATTTTCCCTAAGGATGATTTGTTGATGACattcaagaaaagagacCCATTAACCGGCAAGATTTACGAATAA
- the SOK2 gene encoding Sok2p (some similarities with uniprot|P53438 Saccharomyces cerevisiae YMR016C SOK2 Protein that can when overexpressed suppress mutants of cAMP-dependent protein kinase displays homologies to several transcription factors) gives MSMNPPPYPFVVGQQPQYQPQYQQQQEPQEQQPQQPMQQPLSYHQLPQLAIPAPPPGLQFQPYQTFAPQAPMLTSPSSTVHTLPHPYHYPGFQYQQQAQQIPQSISPLPPQSTSPKSLSQLPLRQFTSTPIVPLQQHHDDRSSKTPSTSGSSAILSPYNVSSAGSMAQIAKKPIERPIEKPKFSTTTTTTPSAPATTSEPLVHSYDVANIRGGSIISYDSNGHVTKPRVTTTMWEDEKTLCYQVEANGVSVVRRADNDMINGTKLLNVAKITRGRRDGILKAERIRHVVKIGSMHLKGVWIPFERAQVMAEREKIADYLYPLFVKDIQSVLKETSNHEDERMSRINSPPNDPMSSLNPPSQGPMSLHPPNTYDPWYSTRNIPQPTPTTTTILPQPAQFGLPTQSRTTPPFAIQYTPAHTTIRPHPNTPNFDYSTNSSTPNPNSRLIFNQNLAPPLTSVTPTPSDTSTTTAPSLTSIRPLSVTPTASDARQQQNVMGFVPAPQPQQLHQSSSQLLRSTSGKSDTTDRSTSDSDGSKND, from the coding sequence ATGAGCATGAATCCGCCGCCATACCCCTTCGTGGTCGGACAACAACCACAATACCAACCACAAtaccaacaacagcagGAGCCGCAGGAACAACAGCCACAACAACCGATGCAGCAACCACTGTCGTATCATCAGTTACCTCAGCTAGCTATACCTGCTCCTCCTCCAGGCTTGCAGTTTCAACCATACCAAACGTTTGCACCGCAAGCTCCGATGCTAACGTCACCATCATCGACAGTTCACACTTTACCTCATCCATATCATTACCCAGGATTTCAATACCAACAGCAGGCCCAGCAGATACCTCAGTCGATATCACCGCTACCGCCTCAAAGCACATCACCAAAATCATTATCTCAACTACCTCTCCGACAATTTACATCGACACCAATAGTGCCTttacaacaacatcatGACGATAGGTCATCGAAGACACCAAGCACAAGTGGTTCGAGCGCGATTTTATCGCCATATAACGTTTCAAGCGCCGGATCAATGGCTCAAATCGCTAAGAAACCGATTGAAAGGCCAATTGAAAAACCAAAATTCTCAACGACGACAACGACAACGCCATCAGCACCTGCAACTACTAGTGAGCCACTGGTTCATAGCTACGATGTGGCAAATATAAGAGGTGGTTCGATTATTTCGTATGATAGTAATGGTCACGTAACGAAACCTCGAGTAACGACTACCATGTGGGAAGACGAAAAAACTTTATGCTATCAAGTTGAAGCCAATGGAGTTAGCGTGGTTCGTCGAGCTGATAATGATATGATTAACGGTACCAAGTTACTAAATGTTGCCAAGATCACAAGAGGTCGTCGAGATGGAATCTTAAAAGCTGAAAGAATTAGACATGTCGTCAAGATCGGTTCAATGCATTTGAAAGGTGTTTGGATCCCGTTCGAAAGAGCTCAAGTGATGGCCGAACGAGAAAAAATCGCGGATTACCTGTATCCGCTTTTCGTCAAAGATATTCAAAGCGTTTTAAAGGAAACTTCAAACCATGAAGACGAGAGAATGTCGAGAATTAACTCACCTCCTAATGATCCGATGTCATCGTTAAATCCACCGTCTCAAGGTCCAATGTCATTGCATCCACCCAATACATACGATCCGTGGTATTCGACGAGGAATATTCCACAGCCAACGCCGACAACAACCACAATTTTACCTCAACCTGCTCAATTTGGTTTACCTACTCAATCAAGAACAACCCCACCATTTGCAATTCAATATACACCTGCACATACCACCATTAGACCACACCCAAATACcccaaattttgattacTCTACTAATAGTTCAACCCCCAATCCAAATTCAAGACTAATTTTTAATCAAAATTTAGCTCCTCCATTAACTTCTGTCACACCAACACCAAGTGATACTtctacaacaacagcacCATCATTAACAAGCATTAGACCATTGAGTGTTACACCAACTGCATCAGATGCAAGACAGCAACAAAATGTCATGGGGTTCGTTCCTGCTCCTCAACCTCAACAATTGCATCAATCTTCATCACAACTGCTGCGATCGACAAGTGGTAAGAGTGATACCACCGATCGCTCTACTAGTGATAGCGACGGCTCTAAAAATGATTAA
- the BUD22 gene encoding Bud22p (weakly similar to uniprot|Q04347 Saccharomyces cerevisiae YMR014W BUD22 Protein involved in bud-site selection diploid mutants display a random budding pattern instead of the wild-type bipolar pattern), with amino-acid sequence MPKDNLIFKLDNLEYQYNYLNGTLENFQPRLNGTSKAYNAKGKKSSKRISKLLEEIKIGEVEKQLNELCTDIFQKKTFHLDGKLRQFIEKQLSQYKPSKKSKNDFTPVIKDIREKYGLEKFSELISKSKVIKLSLSKINPTREPPKWFTEHEFWKIHNDKNNEYNPSKIWNEVVMKTEGCNQLLSSLMNNNKCKELIAGFNSGMDVFLNINKGKKDKSKEDKVSQSEKETQKTQKEGDNQESPDEKEEQDDDGDESDESSESQLQDEGENGELDEEVLKQYDDMLAASDEEDNEGLQLDPNINYNEVTDEEPSDDEKESEDEDEDENEDEDEDDGEPETKKPKYQLPELMGGYYSGGDSSDDDLKNDRIAQEQMSNKGQRKNRRGQRARRKIWEQKFGEKANHVVKERNVYFEKKRKKQQEFEEREAKRAAKAAKASEFEKKASQEYEKGAARKTESKPKNETPAAEHPSWIAKREAEAKLKNAKFEGKKVVFD; translated from the coding sequence ATGCCTAAGGATAACTTGATCTTCAAGTTAGATAATTTGGAATATCAGTACAATTACTTGAATGGAACtttagaaaattttcaacCTCGGTTGAATGGTACTTCAAAAGCATATAATGCCAAAGGTAAGAAAAGTTCTAAGAGAATATCGAAATTACTTGAAGAGATTAAGATAGGAGAGGTTGAAAAACAACTCAATGAACTGTGTACcgatattttccaaaagaagaCTTTCCACTTAGATGGTAAATTACGACAATTTATTGAGAAGCAATTGAGTCAATATAAACCTTCGAAGAAATCGAAGAACGATTTTACACCTGTGATTAAGGATATAAGGGAAAAATATGGGttagaaaaattttcagaGCTGATTAGCAAATCCAAAGTGATAAAACTTTCGTTATCCAAGATAAACCCCACAAGGGAACCGCCCAAATGGTTTACCGAGCAtgaattttggaaaattcatAACGATAAGAACAATGAATACAATCCAAGTAAAATATGGAATGAAGTTGTGATGAAGACTGAAGGATGTAATCAATTGCTGAGCTCATTGATGAATAACAACAAATGCAAAGAACTGATTGCAGGCTTTAATTCAGGTATGGATGTGTTTTTAAATATCAATAAAGGTAAGAAGGACAAGAGTAAAGAAGATAAAGTTTCCCAGAGTGAGAAAGAGACTCAGAAGACTCAGAAGGAAGGAGATAATCAAGAAAGTCcagatgaaaaggaagaacaagatgacGATGGCgatgaatctgatgaaagTTCGGAGAGTCAACTACAggatgaaggtgaaaacGGAGAGctagatgaagaagttctCAAACAATATGATGATATGTTGGCAGCAtctgatgaggaagataatgaaggtCTCCAATTGGATCCTAATATTAACTACAACGAAGTgactgatgaagaaccaagtgatgatgagaaaGAGAGCGAAGACGAGGACGAGGACgagaatgaagatgaagatgaagatgacggAGAGCCAGAGACTAAGAAACCAAAATATCAATTACCTGAGCTAATGGGAGGTTATTACAGTGGTGGAGATTctagtgatgatgatttgaagaatgaCAGAATTGCACAAGAACAAATGTCAAACAAAGGTCAGAGAAAGAATAGACGTGGTCAAAgagcaagaagaaaaatttgggaACAGAAATTTGGTGAGAAGGCAAATCATGTCGTTAAAGAACGTAATGtatattttgaaaagaagagaaagaaacaacaggaattcgaagaaagagaagcaAAGCGTGCCGCCAAGGCAGCTAAGGCTTCtgaatttgagaagaaggCTTCTCAAGAATATGAAAAGGGAGCAGCACGTAAAACTGAGTCCAAACCTAAAAATGAGACTCCTGCTGCTGAACATCCCTCATGGATTGCTAAACGTGAAGCAGAGgctaaattgaaaaacgCCAAATTTGAAGGTAAAAAAGTTGTTTTTGACTGA
- the SPC42 gene encoding Spc42p (similar to uniprot|Q75DH2 Ashbya gossypii ABR054C ABR054Cp and weakly similar to YKL042W uniprot|P36094 Saccharomyces cerevisiae YKL042W SPC42 Central plaque component of spindle pole body (SPB) involved in SPB duplication may facilitate attachment of the SPB to the nuclear membrane): MNISPTPRRYNSRNGGIDFNDENYLAFSDPVNRDANGNGIGRERIVPEEYKLNSRMINRLIRQNKELMNKLDGKQEEIDRLNVLVGSLRGKLIKYTELNKKLEDRQNVSRSSSGGSNGMETDSNYIQLPKRRNNKDLDKDTDPRLSKDDRISVLSEKLDMLTKIMMESRNSSLASPPPQQQQTANIPTPASAPTAATSSTSPLPPNTSTSVWQRPSEEDIMCRESMELKQLEDQIESLKRKLLIKRENELRKISLSQELLELMGKLSMEQAQVQQGAAGSTATTVPPRTSTAVPSAEQHVSSSSPEFCMECHHTKTHPLHQHHDHNHILRNDLNSRRPTVPAINPLETPTPFAKRASLAASTGDLTDTINRVW, translated from the coding sequence ATGAACATATCACCAACTCCAAGACGGTATAATTCAAGAAACGGCGGTATCGATTTTAATGATGAGAATTACCTTGCGTTTTCTGATCCAGTCAACAGGGATGCAAATGGCAATGGAATAGGtagagaaagaattgtGCCTGAAGAATACAAGTTAAACTCACGAATGATTAATAGACTTATTAGGCAAAACAAAGAATTAATGAATAAGTTAGATGGCaaacaagaggaaattGATCGTTTGAACGTTTTAGTTGGTTCACTTAGGGGCAAATTGATCAAGTATACGGaattaaacaaaaaattggaagatagACAAAATGTTAGCAGATCTTCCAGTGGCGGTAGCAATGGCATGGAAACCGATTCAAACTATATTCAGTTACCCAAAAGACGTAATAACAAGGACCTTGATAAAGATACAGACCCCAGACTGAGCAAAGACGATCGAATTAGCGTCCtaagtgaaaaattagacATGTTGACAAAAATAATGATGGAGAGTAGAAATAGTTCGCTGGcgtcaccaccaccacaacaacaacaaactGCTAACATTCCCACACCTGCGTCTGCTCCAACGGCAGCAACAAGTTCAACGTCACCCCTACCTCCAAATACATCGACATCAGTTTGGCAAAGACCCTCCGAAGAAGATATAATGTGCCGTGAAAGTATGGAATTAAAACAACTGGAAGATCAAATTGAATCGTTAAAGAGAAAACTACTCATTAAACGTGAGAATGAATTGCGTAAAATTTCGCTAAGTCAAGAATTACTAGAACTTATGGGTAAATTAAGCATGGAACAAGCTCAAGTGCAACAAGGAGCTGCTGGATCCACAGCTACAACTGTCCCACCTCGTACATCAACCGCGGTACCTTCCGCGGAACAACATGTATCTTCGTCTTCGCCTGAATTTTGCATGGAATGTCATCATACAAAGACACATCCTCTACATCAACATCATGACCATAATCACATTCTACGCAACGATCTGAATTCAAGAAGGCCTACAGTACCAGCGATAAATCCGCTAGAGACTCCTACACCATTCGCCAAGAGAGCAAGTCTCGCTGCATCAACAGGCGACTTAACCGATACAATCAACAGAGTGTGGTAG